One part of the Glycine soja cultivar W05 chromosome 11, ASM419377v2, whole genome shotgun sequence genome encodes these proteins:
- the LOC114372933 gene encoding uncharacterized protein LOC114372933 isoform X2: MAATEEPILSRIDRLDNMLRQLEVIRGCNPSPKSSCASTPTSGSDGHVSSTDFSPKSLEKHCRPIEFVMMETEVKGTMIERLNQVEDRMLKLEEELVAKKKEEEKKMNSPKKGFKQLVKQCVKARGKYSTNNKQA, encoded by the exons ATGGCTGCCACCGAGGAACCAATTCTCTCTAGGATTGACCGTTTGGATAATATG TTGAGGCAATTGGAGGTAATCAGAGGGTGCAATCCATCTCCAAAGAGCTCGTGTGCATCTACTCCAACAAGTGGAAGTGATGGACACGTGTCATCCACTGATTTCTCCCCAAAGAGTTTAGAGAAGCACTGCCGTCCGATTGAATTCGTGATGATGGAGACCGAAGTCAAAGGAACGATGATAGAGAGGCTCAACCAAGTGGAGGATCGAATGCTAAAG CTGGAGGAAGAGTTGGTAGCAAAGaagaaagaggaagagaagaaaatgaatagCCCGAAGAAGGGTTTTAAACAGCTTGTGAAGCAATGTGTGAAAGCTAGGGGAAAATATAGTACTAATAATAAACAAGCATGA
- the LOC114372933 gene encoding uncharacterized protein LOC114372933 isoform X1 encodes MAATEEPILSRIDRLDNMLRQLEVIRGCNPSPKSSCASTPTSGSDGHVSSTDFSPKSLEKHCRPIEFVMMETEVKGTMIERLNQVEDRMLKLCLQLEEELVAKKKEEEKKMNSPKKGFKQLVKQCVKARGKYSTNNKQA; translated from the exons ATGGCTGCCACCGAGGAACCAATTCTCTCTAGGATTGACCGTTTGGATAATATG TTGAGGCAATTGGAGGTAATCAGAGGGTGCAATCCATCTCCAAAGAGCTCGTGTGCATCTACTCCAACAAGTGGAAGTGATGGACACGTGTCATCCACTGATTTCTCCCCAAAGAGTTTAGAGAAGCACTGCCGTCCGATTGAATTCGTGATGATGGAGACCGAAGTCAAAGGAACGATGATAGAGAGGCTCAACCAAGTGGAGGATCGAATGCTAAAG CTTTGTTTGCAGCTGGAGGAAGAGTTGGTAGCAAAGaagaaagaggaagagaagaaaatgaatagCCCGAAGAAGGGTTTTAAACAGCTTGTGAAGCAATGTGTGAAAGCTAGGGGAAAATATAGTACTAATAATAAACAAGCATGA